One Nitrospira sp. DNA window includes the following coding sequences:
- a CDS encoding NAD-dependent epimerase/dehydratase — MGSLKECVLVTGAAGFIGFHLTKRLLGRGDRVIGLDNLNDYYDVRLKEARLAQLLPHQQFQFAKLDLSDRSGMAALFERQPISRVVHLAAQAGVRYSLVNPHAYTTSNVDGFLNILEGCRHHKTKHLVYASTSSVYGGHTHMPFSVHDNVDHPVSLYAATKKANELMAHCYAHLYRFPITGLRFFTVYGPWGRPDMALFLFTKAILEGKPIDVFNHGKMQRDFTYVDDIVEGVVRVLDRPAQPDPQWSSDRPDPGGSSAPYRLYNIGNHQPVELLRFIEVLEQTLGKKAEKNFLPLQAGDVPATYADVADLMRDTGFKPATPIETGIARFVEWYRGYYKV, encoded by the coding sequence ATGGGGTCTTTGAAGGAATGCGTGCTCGTCACCGGTGCGGCCGGGTTCATCGGGTTTCATCTGACCAAGCGGTTGCTCGGTCGCGGTGACAGGGTCATCGGGCTCGACAACCTCAACGACTACTACGACGTTCGCCTCAAAGAGGCGCGTTTGGCGCAGCTCCTGCCGCACCAACAGTTCCAATTCGCCAAGCTGGACCTCTCCGATCGCAGCGGGATGGCGGCTCTCTTTGAACGACAGCCCATCAGCCGGGTCGTACACCTGGCGGCGCAGGCCGGTGTCCGCTACTCATTGGTCAACCCCCATGCCTATACCACCAGTAATGTAGACGGGTTTCTCAACATTCTCGAAGGCTGCCGGCACCACAAGACCAAGCATCTGGTCTACGCATCCACGAGTTCGGTGTACGGCGGCCACACGCACATGCCCTTCTCGGTGCATGACAATGTCGATCACCCTGTCTCGCTCTACGCCGCCACGAAGAAGGCCAACGAGCTGATGGCGCATTGTTATGCGCACCTCTATCGATTTCCGATCACGGGGCTCCGCTTTTTCACCGTGTACGGGCCCTGGGGCCGTCCCGACATGGCGCTGTTTCTGTTCACGAAAGCGATTCTGGAAGGGAAGCCGATCGATGTCTTCAATCACGGCAAAATGCAACGCGACTTTACCTATGTCGATGATATCGTCGAAGGGGTGGTGCGGGTGCTGGATCGTCCTGCGCAGCCGGATCCGCAATGGTCGAGTGATAGACCCGATCCCGGCGGCAGTTCGGCTCCCTATCGACTCTACAACATCGGCAATCACCAGCCGGTGGAGTTGCTGCGGTTCATCGAAGTGTTGGAACAGACGCTCGGCAAGAAGGCCGAGAAGAACTTTCTTCCGCTCCAGGCAGGCGATGTGCCGGCGACCTATGCGGATGTGGCGGACCTGATGCGCGACACCGGCTTCAAGCCCGCCACGCCGATCGAAACCGGCATCGCCCGCTTCGTCGAGTGGTATCGAGGCTACTACAAGGTCTGA
- a CDS encoding Sulfatase modifying factor 1 precursor (C-alpha-formyglycine- generating enzyme 1) yields the protein MQKAGMTAWVMVVSVLGLSGAVSALDVADVTREWTPEGKKLAAERIKLPAHDEMIRIPAGTFLMGSDKKVDKNSYGAEFPQRKVYLDAYEIDKFEVTTVQFLKFVLATNRDPLIDWQYDGGNFQETMVSHPVMHVSWFDAEAYCKWAGKRLPTSAEWEKAARGEDGRIYPWGNQMAGLSRANFGRTGLSGPVRDRPERLLLYPPIVSVDKYENSVSPYGLYQMSGNVAEWTADWYDPKYYKTAPDRNPKGPETGTQKAFRGGGWIDSTPSVRSAQRNGTDPNTKMNWLGFRCARDVKEGAGVQSTEAK from the coding sequence GTGCAAAAGGCAGGGATGACTGCATGGGTCATGGTAGTGAGTGTATTGGGACTGAGCGGTGCTGTGTCAGCGCTGGACGTGGCTGATGTGACCAGGGAATGGACGCCGGAGGGCAAAAAACTGGCAGCCGAACGGATCAAGTTACCCGCCCATGACGAGATGATCCGTATCCCGGCCGGCACGTTCTTGATGGGGAGCGACAAGAAGGTGGACAAGAACTCCTATGGGGCCGAGTTCCCGCAACGGAAGGTGTATCTCGATGCCTATGAGATCGACAAATTCGAAGTCACGACCGTGCAATTTCTGAAGTTCGTCTTGGCCACGAATCGCGATCCCTTGATCGATTGGCAATACGACGGAGGCAATTTCCAGGAGACAATGGTCAGTCATCCGGTCATGCATGTCTCGTGGTTCGATGCGGAGGCCTATTGCAAATGGGCGGGCAAACGATTACCGACTTCAGCGGAATGGGAAAAGGCCGCAAGGGGTGAGGATGGTCGCATCTATCCCTGGGGCAACCAGATGGCGGGTCTCTCGCGCGCCAACTTTGGCCGGACCGGCCTGTCCGGCCCGGTGCGCGATCGTCCGGAACGGCTGCTGCTCTATCCGCCGATCGTCTCAGTGGACAAGTACGAAAACTCCGTGAGTCCCTACGGCCTCTATCAGATGTCGGGCAATGTGGCTGAATGGACAGCCGATTGGTACGACCCGAAGTACTACAAAACAGCGCCAGACCGGAACCCCAAGGGACCGGAAACCGGGACGCAGAAAGCCTTTCGCGGCGGCGGCTGGATCGACAGCACGCCTTCCGTGCGGTCTGCCCAACGCAACGGAACTGATCCCAACACGAAAATGAATTGGCTCGGCTTCCGCTGTGCGCGGGATGTGAAGGAAGGGGCGGGAGTGCAATCGACCGAAGCCAAGTAA
- a CDS encoding Putative uroporphyrinogen-III synthase, related to YjjA (in BS), with protein sequence MAEPAGYAGLTVAAFESRMAAEMTRLIERYGGRPLVAPALREIPLEDNSAALRFGERLLAEGIDVLVLLTGVGTTTLFKILHSRHSQEAITSALTHTTLVARGPKPVAALKALGLQPTLTVPEPNTWVDVVSTLDQYRPVKGLRVAVQEYGLSNPGLLEALQQRGADVFPVPVYRWALPQDTAPLKRVLNEILAGQVQVLLITNAAQIDHVVEILEQDGRTTQFKEACNKLVVASIGPTASERLRLHGLPVDFKPSHGKMGILVKECSEQVHAILLNKRGPQT encoded by the coding sequence ATGGCAGAGCCCGCAGGTTACGCCGGCCTCACGGTGGCAGCCTTTGAAAGCCGCATGGCCGCCGAGATGACGCGCCTGATCGAACGGTATGGCGGCAGGCCGCTCGTGGCGCCGGCCCTGCGCGAAATCCCGCTCGAAGACAATTCAGCCGCCCTTCGGTTCGGTGAGCGATTGCTGGCGGAAGGCATCGACGTGCTCGTCCTGCTCACCGGCGTCGGCACCACCACGCTCTTTAAGATCCTGCACAGCCGCCATTCACAAGAAGCTATCACGAGCGCGCTCACACACACGACGCTGGTCGCGCGGGGCCCCAAGCCGGTCGCGGCACTCAAAGCACTGGGGCTTCAGCCGACCTTGACGGTGCCCGAACCCAACACCTGGGTCGATGTCGTCTCGACTCTGGATCAGTACCGTCCCGTGAAAGGCCTGCGGGTGGCGGTGCAGGAATACGGCCTGTCGAACCCTGGCTTGCTGGAGGCCTTGCAGCAGCGTGGGGCCGATGTCTTTCCGGTGCCGGTCTACCGGTGGGCGCTCCCGCAAGATACGGCCCCATTGAAACGAGTCCTCAATGAGATCCTGGCAGGGCAGGTTCAGGTGCTGCTGATCACCAACGCGGCCCAGATCGATCATGTGGTGGAGATATTGGAACAGGACGGTCGAACGACGCAGTTCAAAGAAGCCTGCAACAAGTTGGTGGTCGCCTCGATCGGCCCCACCGCCAGTGAACGGCTCCGCCTCCACGGCCTACCGGTCGATTTCAAACCTTCGCACGGCAAGATGGGGATTCTCGTGAAAGAATGTAGCGAACAGGTTCACGCCATTTTGCTGAACAAGAGAGGACCACAGACCTAA
- a CDS encoding YceI has protein sequence MTNRTGRAWAMLCVGASVLFGASSGQAETARYDVDLDHSIVEFKVAHMVISKTTGHFKDYTGFIEMDPDAGTVKAIEAVIKTASVTTNHEKRDTHLRTPDFFDVEKYPTMTYKMKSYKKNGDGYSAVGDLTLHGVTKEITLVGNFNGVTKDPWGNIRAGFTAEGKVNRKDFGMVWNKALDSGGLVVGDEVFIKLDIECIKAKS, from the coding sequence ATGACGAATCGGACCGGTCGTGCGTGGGCCATGTTGTGCGTGGGCGCGAGTGTGTTGTTCGGTGCGTCGTCGGGGCAGGCCGAAACGGCGCGTTACGATGTGGATCTGGACCATTCGATCGTGGAGTTCAAGGTCGCCCATATGGTGATCTCCAAAACTACCGGGCATTTCAAGGACTATACCGGGTTCATCGAGATGGATCCCGATGCCGGCACCGTCAAGGCCATCGAAGCCGTGATCAAGACGGCCTCGGTGACCACCAACCATGAAAAGCGCGACACCCATCTGCGCACGCCCGATTTCTTCGATGTCGAAAAGTATCCGACCATGACCTACAAGATGAAAAGCTACAAAAAGAACGGTGACGGATACAGCGCGGTGGGCGACCTGACGCTGCACGGCGTGACGAAAGAGATCACCCTGGTCGGCAATTTCAACGGCGTGACCAAGGATCCCTGGGGCAATATCCGCGCGGGCTTTACGGCCGAGGGCAAGGTGAACCGGAAGGACTTCGGCATGGTGTGGAACAAAGCGCTCGACAGCGGCGGGCTCGTCGTCGGGGACGAGGTGTTCATCAAGCTGGACATCGAGTGCATCAAGGCGAAATCGTAA
- a CDS encoding Sulfatase modifying factor 1 precursor (C-alpha-formyglycine- generating enzyme 1), translating into MLVRSVLAVVLALIGVHGVGSEVFATERAALPKEITGKDGAPLVLIPAGPYPMGVPQGDRDGGRDEYPRHVIDIDDFYIDKYEVTNGRYLEFVKATNHRVPQNPKNPTRNLWEGVGIPESLADRPVVNVDWADADAYCKWAGRRLPREAEWEKAAKGNNDWRFPWGNVEPTDKHLNFNQKWIGEKTLMPVGSYEKGKSPYGAYDMAGNVWEWVNDWYDAKYYEKSPGKNPPGPESGTKRVIRGAGWQNETPTVRIFTRVDSDPTIRNESTGFRCAADAPK; encoded by the coding sequence ATGTTGGTACGATCCGTCTTGGCAGTAGTGTTGGCCCTCATCGGAGTGCACGGTGTGGGTTCGGAAGTCTTCGCAACAGAGCGGGCCGCCCTTCCCAAAGAAATCACGGGGAAGGACGGCGCCCCACTGGTGCTGATCCCGGCCGGTCCCTATCCTATGGGAGTCCCGCAGGGAGATCGCGACGGCGGCCGCGACGAGTATCCCCGCCACGTCATCGACATCGACGATTTTTATATCGACAAGTACGAAGTCACCAACGGCCGTTACCTGGAATTCGTGAAGGCGACGAACCATCGCGTCCCGCAAAACCCCAAGAACCCGACCCGCAATCTCTGGGAAGGAGTCGGCATTCCGGAATCCCTCGCCGACCGCCCGGTGGTCAACGTCGATTGGGCCGATGCCGACGCCTACTGCAAGTGGGCCGGCAGGCGGTTGCCGCGAGAGGCCGAGTGGGAGAAGGCCGCCAAGGGAAACAACGACTGGCGCTTCCCCTGGGGGAACGTGGAACCTACGGACAAACACCTCAACTTCAACCAGAAATGGATCGGCGAGAAGACCCTCATGCCGGTGGGCAGCTACGAAAAGGGAAAGAGTCCCTACGGCGCCTACGACATGGCGGGGAACGTCTGGGAATGGGTCAACGATTGGTACGACGCGAAATACTACGAGAAGAGCCCCGGCAAGAATCCTCCCGGACCGGAGAGCGGTACCAAGCGAGTGATCCGAGGGGCCGGCTGGCAGAACGAAACCCCCACGGTGCGTATCTTTACCCGCGTGGACAGCGATCCGACCATTCGCAATGAATCGACGGGATTCAGGTGTGCGGCGGATGCACCGAAGTAA
- a CDS encoding Glyoxalase/bleomycin resistance protein/dioxygenase yields MSTHRGLRHLALRVTDLARSRAFYERFLAMKVVWEPDSDNVYFSSGSDNLALHQIARSELAQYQPPRGQLLDHFGVILQSPTQVDELFRDVEKDAKQYGATIAKPPKQHRDGSYSFYFTDPDGNVIQALYEPTISQLEFHPEG; encoded by the coding sequence GTGTCGACCCATCGAGGCTTGCGACATCTGGCCCTGCGCGTGACGGATCTGGCGCGGTCGCGCGCCTTCTACGAACGTTTCCTGGCGATGAAGGTGGTATGGGAACCGGATTCTGACAATGTCTACTTCAGTTCCGGCAGCGACAACCTGGCCCTGCATCAGATTGCCCGGAGCGAGCTCGCACAATACCAACCGCCGCGTGGACAGTTGCTCGACCACTTCGGCGTGATTCTCCAGAGTCCGACGCAGGTGGACGAACTGTTTCGCGACGTTGAGAAAGACGCGAAGCAGTATGGAGCCACGATCGCCAAGCCTCCGAAACAACATCGCGACGGCAGCTACTCCTTCTATTTTACCGATCCGGACGGGAACGTGATCCAAGCGCTCTATGAGCCGACCATCAGTCAACTCGAGTTCCATCCTGAGGGATAA
- a CDS encoding MBL-fold metallo-hydrolase superfamily, translated as MSVWDKLSHDQYIGLAPWVWVQLESNQPPGPFPFIGGVAPEVVASLQEAHSLFLACVETAISDVFSRRAALGDPRTRLLLEDAYAELVNSRPQLSQHITARRQPDGQFHWSHPFDATKSATVVNTGLRIFNAVKRQAIPVPFDRPMGPVVGKLLGMLDGTQQAGAVRTIVATAGRDGERLLTKLMELFVQYECLVPTKQSSLREQWLLNTRDRDTIHLGHAALMYRQRETFLLFDPWLLPWFAESNVPSLWVSMLPKPAAIFLTHDHDDHVDPRTLLHVPKDVPIVIPSRRNRKKYFYDYIALLRELGFSHIIELAHGEIWAFDGGAVVSVPFFGEDPCDLEMPRNCYLVTDRGQNVLVHADSGPTNSGRSAVKDGVIQQLVQKYGPISLLLASQQQLQEIRSYAAHAPLSHPGLWLDVGENGYLTNSYLDELCAAARARLFVSYATGGADWYPDHLSFMFSRRNPARTALLTANWEPPEKLKDLLGTRGCGYHRTQALDLFRSDGNGSLQVSSAAEALAPLPLYRLDHGDPPFMKRSGRS; from the coding sequence ATGAGTGTGTGGGACAAACTTTCGCACGATCAGTATATTGGTTTGGCCCCCTGGGTTTGGGTACAGCTGGAAAGCAACCAGCCGCCTGGTCCGTTCCCGTTCATCGGCGGGGTCGCCCCGGAGGTCGTGGCGAGCCTGCAGGAAGCCCATAGCCTGTTTCTCGCCTGTGTGGAGACGGCGATCAGCGATGTCTTCTCCCGCCGCGCCGCGCTCGGTGATCCGCGCACCAGGCTGCTGTTGGAGGATGCCTATGCCGAGCTGGTCAATTCCCGTCCGCAGTTGAGCCAACACATCACGGCCAGGCGTCAACCGGATGGACAGTTCCATTGGTCGCATCCGTTCGATGCGACCAAATCGGCGACCGTGGTCAATACCGGGCTGCGCATCTTCAATGCCGTGAAGCGCCAGGCGATTCCGGTGCCCTTCGATCGGCCGATGGGGCCGGTCGTGGGAAAATTGCTGGGCATGTTGGACGGCACGCAGCAGGCCGGTGCCGTTCGAACCATCGTGGCGACGGCCGGTCGAGACGGCGAGCGTCTGCTGACCAAGTTGATGGAACTGTTCGTTCAATACGAATGCCTCGTTCCAACGAAGCAATCGTCGCTCAGGGAGCAGTGGCTCCTGAATACCAGGGATCGGGATACGATCCATCTGGGCCATGCCGCGCTCATGTATCGGCAACGCGAGACCTTCCTGCTGTTCGATCCCTGGCTCCTGCCCTGGTTTGCGGAATCGAATGTGCCGAGCCTCTGGGTTTCGATGCTGCCGAAACCGGCGGCGATCTTCCTGACGCATGACCACGACGACCACGTCGATCCCAGGACGTTGCTGCATGTGCCGAAGGATGTGCCGATCGTCATTCCCAGTCGCCGAAACCGCAAGAAGTATTTCTACGACTATATTGCGTTGCTCAGGGAGTTGGGGTTCTCCCACATCATCGAGCTGGCCCATGGTGAGATCTGGGCGTTCGACGGCGGCGCCGTGGTTTCGGTCCCCTTTTTCGGCGAAGACCCCTGCGATTTGGAGATGCCTCGGAATTGTTATCTCGTGACCGATCGCGGACAGAACGTGCTGGTCCACGCCGACAGCGGACCGACCAACAGCGGACGGTCGGCCGTCAAGGACGGCGTGATTCAGCAGCTGGTTCAGAAGTACGGCCCCATCTCGCTGCTGTTGGCATCACAACAGCAGTTACAGGAAATCCGCAGTTATGCCGCCCATGCGCCCCTGTCCCATCCGGGGCTCTGGCTCGACGTGGGAGAAAACGGCTATCTCACCAACAGTTATTTGGATGAGCTCTGTGCCGCAGCCCGGGCTCGGCTGTTCGTGTCCTATGCCACCGGCGGTGCCGACTGGTATCCCGATCATCTGTCGTTCATGTTCAGCCGGCGCAATCCGGCCCGCACGGCGCTGCTCACCGCCAATTGGGAACCGCCGGAAAAACTGAAAGACCTTCTCGGCACAAGGGGCTGCGGCTATCATCGCACCCAGGCGTTGGATCTCTTTCGAAGTGACGGCAACGGATCGCTGCAGGTCTCTTCTGCGGCCGAAGCCCTGGCTCCGCTGCCGCTCTACCGGCTCGATCATGGAGATCCTCCGTTTATGAAACGGAGCGGGCGCTCGTGA